The genomic segment TGAGCGCTTCCAGCAGATGTTTTCCTACTTTGCCTCATGCACTAGTagctccaggagctgggtgCTGTAACTGCGGGTGTTTCCCCGGCAGAGAGGTTGGAGTGCTGGTACAAGAACGGCGGGTGCTGGCAGtactgcagggacagcagcgCCCTCCAGGTGGAGTGTTCCTGCGCCAGGGATTACACCCTGCACGAGGACGGGAGGAGCTGCGTGCAGGCAGGTAAAGCACGGGCTGCTGGGGCCACctcaggaaaaagaggagggTTTCAGGCACTGACTTTCCCTCCACTGGATGCGAAGAGCTGCACATGCTGTGGCTACCGCAGCTTGCACTTACTGTATGAAAAGATCTGTCTTATttgtaatgtttattttaaatgttaaggTTCCTCTCTGTCTGGTGTCTGTAGTCTAGTGCCCCTTTGAGCACATACTGGGTCAAGGAGCAGGCAGGACAGTTTGGAGTGGGCCTGTTCTAGCACAGGCTTAGATCAGCTAAACTGAGTCATGAGGCTGAAGtgcaggggtgggaggggagaggacaggacagggggCTTTGAAATGTGGTGTTAGGCAGAAGGGGAGGGCTGGGTCAGTATTCTTTCCTGAAgagagccctgggcaggctgctcctggctgaTGGCTCAGAAGAGACACAGCCACAGGCCCATTTCTGGGTAATGAGTTCTGCACACTCAGCCAAGGGGGGACCAGGGGGGAGTTGGACATCACGAGGTCAGAGTTGTTCCAGGGGGGTCGAGTCCCATTCTTGGACAGGAAAAGTGTTGCTTTGTGTTTGAGTTCGCACACACCTAATCACCAACACACCCTAATCTCAGATCTTGGTTTCTGTCATTCCTTCTTCCAGCACCGTTTCCCTGTGGCTTGATCAAAGCCAGGCAGGCCCTGGAGGAACAGCGGCGGGGGCCGAAAAGCCTCCTGAGGAGccagtgggagcacagggatgtgcctgagctgaacagcagcacagagggcacagctgggcagaCAGAGCTGGAACACAGTGATGTTGGGGAAAAGGAGACCATAAAGGATGCCTTCGGGCACGCTGGACAAACGGAGATGGCAGGAGATGCTTCCAACTGGCAGAAGACAGTGGTGGGCTCTGTGTCCCAGAAGCCCCTGGGGGAGGAGCTGGATGGCCCTGAGAGCCACAAGGCAGtggagggaactgggagaggCCTGGCTGAGCCAAGCCAGGGCCCTGCATGGCAGAACAAGAGCACAGCAcctgctgccaggcaggaaggaaCAGGGGGAAACACCACAGGGCAAAACCAACGAGGGGAGGGCACTGGCAGGAACAGAACGGGGGCTGAAGGGCTGCatcagagcagggacaggggagaCGGTCTGGACGTGCCTCAGCCCACCCAGGCAAACATCAGCTCTACTTTGGAGCACTGGGACCCCAGGATAACAGGAGGAATGCTGTGTCATCGTGGACATTGCCCCTGGCAGGTAATACTTTACTTCCAGTCTGGCCAAACACCACACCTAAGTGCTTTCTTGCTTTAACTTTATTGGGTCCTTCAGGAGCAGAGTTCATCAAGCCATTATAAAGTTTTTTCAGGTCGAGAGCAATGGAACCACGTGTATTTCTCAGCCTTCAGCAGGGCTTTTTGATGATACAGACCTTAGATGCCTTTGATTCTTCCCGTCCTACATATGTATGCTTTTGGATTAGAATGTAATACCTTCTATCTTAATCCAGTCAGATCTCCTGGGCTGTTATTCAGGTTGTGTCTGCGTGTCCTCAGGGAAAAGCTGAGCTTCTGCCTCCCTGTGGAAGGCTGGTAATAGTTTTCCTGAGGCAGATTCTGTGGCCAGGTGAGATTCAGTAGATTTGgggcttttgtgtgtgtgtccttaTTTGTTACTAATTTTCACTATATTGTCTCTCTTTGGTCAATGTCCTGTTACTGTTTGTAGAGAAATTCTGATCTCAAACCCTTCACATTACCCTCAGTCAATTTACTGCTGGCACACAAGTAGATTTCCCAATTCCACATCAGAAGGTATTTATAGGTGGAAAAATCATAGTCTGAACCTGGGTGGACCATGCATTGTGCACTTTGGCAAGCTGAAATGTCACTATTAGCCACTTTTATGGGTTTccatcagcagctgcttccctttGGATCAGTAGACTGATTTTGGGTTCTTTGAGAATGTTGTTTGTTGTCCAACCTTATAGAGTTCCTTCTGGAAATGAAGTGTTACCACCAAGGTGGTTTTAAATTGTCATTACATCAAAAAATTTGTAATTTAATGTTGAATTTAAAGTGTATCTATCTatcaatataatttttaaaggtttttgtAAACCCTTTGCATTCTAGGTCTTCATAAGACAGCATTTTCTGATAAGTGTTCTTTGCTACTTTTCAATGTTTATTTCTAGCACTACTGAACAGAATTAAAAGCATCAACAGTACACAGAATTAATAGTTGAGGAGATGCTGAGGCATTGATGGAGTTTATAATTGTGAACAGACAAGACAGACATCAAACACTGAGCACCATGTTTTAACCTCTCCATTTGCTACTGTGTAGATCATTACAAATTTTATTACCTGATTACTAATAAACTGCACCTTGTGTCTCTGTTCTCCACCCCTCCCAAAACATTTGACgccacatgaaaaataaatcacagtcATACTTGTTCCTTCAGAAGAACATCAGCCACTGCAGCTGTAAGTCTGCCTGAGCTTGTCGAGCTTAGTTCATTAAATACTCTGCTCCCTCGTCCCAGCAGTGCAGtgattttattactgttttcaCTGCCCTTTGCTTGGTGGGCCGGTGCTCCTGCCGGGTGTGTTCCTTACGTGGGTCAGAGCCCGCAGTGTGTGCACACCCCCGGCCCAGCCGCGGTTCTGCCTCTCCCTTCCCGCAGGTGCTGATCCGGGACAGCCGGGGCGTGGGGTTCTGCGGCGGGAGCCTCCTGAGCAGCCGCTGGGTGGTCACGGCCGCGCACTGCCTGGACCTTGTGAGCCCCCACCACGTCACTGTGGGTGAGCAcgggggcaggggcaggcacagcacagccagccccaCCCGCATTTAGGGACCACTTCAGCTCCTTGGCAGCACAGAGGTGCCAAAGGGCTCAGCTGGTcccttttgttttcatggaGAACCTGGGGAAACAAGGCAGAGATCTGTCTTCTTCTGTCATCCATTTTGGTAAACTCACTGTGCACAGAGCCTGAGCAGAGTGACCTCTCAGGAGGAAGAAGGGTTCCTGTAGGTGACTGTCTGCTCTCAAGGCCATTTTGGTTCTTAATCAGCCTTAAttacctgctgtgctgcttcttccttGTTGCCTGTAACTGCCCGGGAGCACAAAGCCCCTCTCCCCTGTTACAGCCACAGGAATTGGccccctgcagcaggaatgctgcAACAAACACAACCTTGTGCCACAGGGACCCTCCCGAAGAGGGATGTGCAGGAGGAGCAAACAGCACTGGGGAACCGACAGGAAACAATTCTTCAGCCTTAGTCCCAGCTGCAGCTTAATGCTGATGTCATGTCCCTGAGAGGGGAAACACTGTCCCATGGAAGTTTagacacagctctgctcactGAAAAAGACTGGCAGTGTTTACGGGAAATCATCTCCGTTAATATCTCATCATCCAGGCCCCAACTCCGCCTAAAGGACACCTGGAAAGTTTGGTTTGCAGGATCACAGCTGTCCTTGTTACATGCAGCATTTGGTTTGGGATGTGCCTTCTCAGGACAAAATATCAAAGCGTTAGTTCCCCGTCCTTCCTGTTTCCCAGTGACGATACCCCAGAGGCTGTTTACAGTTTGCTTAACGTTTTAACTTGTCCTGGCTGCAGGAGACTTCGACAAATACCAGAGGGAGTTCAAGGAGCAGAAGATCGCTGTGGAACGGAGCTGGACGCACCCACACTACGATTCCAACGACTACAACGGTGACATCGCGCTGCTCTACTTGAGCAGTGCCGTCGTTTTCAACGAGTACGCGATCCCCAtctgcctgcccagccccggCCTGGCCGCGCTGCTCTCCGAGGAGGGGCGGCTGGGGGTGGTGAGCGGCTGGGGAGCCACCCACGCCCGCGGCTCCCCCCTGCGCTTCCTCATGAAGGTGCGGCTGCCCCTGGTGAGCCTGGAGCGCTGCCAGCGGGCCATGGACAGGCTGGTCACCGACAAC from the Chiroxiphia lanceolata isolate bChiLan1 chromosome 10, bChiLan1.pri, whole genome shotgun sequence genome contains:
- the LOC116791414 gene encoding coagulation factor IX-like isoform X2, giving the protein MLTNMESSSSLGRFLLLMCFIDSSCLFSYEVFVRKDKAHEVLRVQKRANHFLEEIRPGNLERECNEEKCSFEEAKEIFHSQEKTMEFWFNYKGLNPCSTNPCNNGGVCKIRHYNYFCICPPEFRGHNCEIERLECWYKNGGCWQYCRDSSALQVECSCARDYTLHEDGRSCVQAAPFPCGLIKARQALEEQRRGPKSLLRSQWEHRDVPELNSSTEGTAGQTELEHSDVGEKETIKDAFGHAGQTEMAGDASNWQKTVVGSVSQKPLGEELDGPESHKAVEGTGRGLAEPSQGPAWQNKSTAPAARQEGTGGNTTGQNQRGEGTGRNRTGAEGLHQSRDRGDGLDVPQPTQANISSTLEHWDPRITGGMLCHRGHCPWQVLIRDSRGVGFCGGSLLSSRWVVTAAHCLDLVSPHHVTVGDFDKYQREFKEQKIAVERSWTHPHYDSNDYNGDIALLYLSSAVVFNEYAIPICLPSPGLAALLSEEGRLGVVSGWGATHARGSPLRFLMKVRLPLVSLERCQRAMDRLVTDNMLCAGHGTAATDACKGDSGGPFIASHRNTWFLLGIVSWGEGCAQQGKYGVYTRVANYIPWIKEVVESVADSENFSINFS
- the LOC116791414 gene encoding coagulation factor IX-like isoform X1 is translated as MNWKEIRRSVFWMLTNMESSSSLGRFLLLMCFIDSSCLFSYEVFVRKDKAHEVLRVQKRANHFLEEIRPGNLERECNEEKCSFEEAKEIFHSQEKTMEFWFNYKGLNPCSTNPCNNGGVCKIRHYNYFCICPPEFRGHNCEIERLECWYKNGGCWQYCRDSSALQVECSCARDYTLHEDGRSCVQAAPFPCGLIKARQALEEQRRGPKSLLRSQWEHRDVPELNSSTEGTAGQTELEHSDVGEKETIKDAFGHAGQTEMAGDASNWQKTVVGSVSQKPLGEELDGPESHKAVEGTGRGLAEPSQGPAWQNKSTAPAARQEGTGGNTTGQNQRGEGTGRNRTGAEGLHQSRDRGDGLDVPQPTQANISSTLEHWDPRITGGMLCHRGHCPWQVLIRDSRGVGFCGGSLLSSRWVVTAAHCLDLVSPHHVTVGDFDKYQREFKEQKIAVERSWTHPHYDSNDYNGDIALLYLSSAVVFNEYAIPICLPSPGLAALLSEEGRLGVVSGWGATHARGSPLRFLMKVRLPLVSLERCQRAMDRLVTDNMLCAGHGTAATDACKGDSGGPFIASHRNTWFLLGIVSWGEGCAQQGKYGVYTRVANYIPWIKEVVESVADSENFSINFS